Proteins encoded in a region of the Brassica oleracea var. oleracea cultivar TO1000 unplaced genomic scaffold, BOL UnpScaffold00679, whole genome shotgun sequence genome:
- the LOC106319896 gene encoding putative F-box protein At2g02030: MMASMEIYQRIVRETKRRRKGRREWKIEIPNDVMEEIVMRLPVRSIMRFQAVSKHWESVIKTRDFGARHMANQRSKDPKLMFVGYSFYNICFDQMDLETTSLEESLCFDIEEINGPIEISECCDGLVCFYCLTQAVKVINTATETLLPPLPLANFQRLHKAHPDPDLERDLRLEDDGQPPVPVPFISFTMFGFGKDNVTGRYKIVWLYNIYPATLNKKKKTRCEVFDLEERRWRFVTTRALDHHHILSNQRPPCANGSLYWLTGDEQGYPSTQTKLIVFDIHTEMFQVTSTPP, translated from the coding sequence ATGATGGCGTCGATGGAGATTTATCAGAGAATCGTCAGAGAAACCAAAcggagaagaaaaggaagaagagagtGGAAGATTGAGATCCCCAATGATGTCATGGAAGAAATCGTGATGAGGCTTCCGGTGAGATCGATTATGAGGTTCCAAGCGGTTTCAAAGCATTGGGAATCGGTGATTAAGACAAGAGATTTTGGGGCAAGACACATGGCTAATCAGAGAAGCAAGGATCCTAAACTCATGTTTGTCGgttatagtttttataatatCTGTTTTGATCAAATGGACTTGGAAACGACTTCTCTTGAAGAAAGCCTCTGTTTTGATATTGAAGAGATTAATGGTCCTATCGAGATCTCCGAATGCTGCGATGGCCTTGTCTGCTTCTACTGCTTGACTCAAGCAGTGAAAGTGATAAATACGGCCACAGAAACGTTGTTGCCACCACTCCCCTTAGCAAATTTTCAGCGTCTTCATAAAGCCCATCCAGACCCGGATCTGGAGCGGGATCTGAGACTTGAAGATGATGGTCAGCCTCCTGTTCCAGTTCCATTCATATCATTTACTATGTTTGGATTTGGGAAAGACAACGTCACAGGAAGATATAAGATAGTGTGGCTCTATAATATATATCCTGCTACattgaacaagaagaagaagacgagatgCGAGGTTTTCGATTTAGAGGAACGGCGATGGAGATTCGTGACTACCAGAGCTCTTGATCATCACCACATCTTGTCTAATCAGAGGCCACCGTGTGCAAACGGATCATTGTACTGGCTCACGGGGGATGAACAAGGATACCCATCAACACAAACCAAGCTCATAGTTTTCGATATTCATACAGAGATGTTTCAAGTCACCTCAACACCACCT